The segment GAGCTATTACCCAAAGCTGCAATGCTCGGTGCCTTTCACTCCAGTTACTGGCCCAAGGATCTTGGTCCGCAACACTTCACATAGAGATCAAGTTTTTGACATCCTAGTCTCTGCTTTGAAGGATTTGGCAGCCAAGGTATGCTTTTCTGTGTGTCCAAACACACCTAGTAATACTTTGGATTTCATAAGTACTTTTATGAACTTATCCAGTTGTAAgtctgtttcttttttattttatgaatcgTTGCTCACTGGATATGGAAGATCCTGTGTATTAAAGCGAATATTTCTGTTATCATTAgtctgtttcttttttattttatgaatcgTTGCTCACTGGATATGGAAGATCCTGCGTATTAAAGCGAATATTTCTGTTATCATTATTTAACAGAATGCATCATTTCTTTTTGTCTGACTTGATAAAGATTTGTGAGTTATAAGAAGCCAAAAGATAAATCTGTTTTTTGGACGAGACCTCTAAAGATGCCACTTTCTAATGAATGTCAATGCTGCCTTTGGTGGTAAAAGTTAACTATACAAGCTCAAAAGGCAATTGAGGAATTTGCAATTCTACCTGTTCCCTTATGTGCATGCTAGCAGACAGCTTCGTTGAGAACATAAATATTAGTGTGGTCAAGGAACCGTGTTTGCATGGCTCATAAAGTTTAGGCACAGGACATAAAATGACCAGCACCATAccaaaacagagaaaaaaattgtgatagGTCAgttaaaatctttaaaattctCATTTTGTTGATGTTACTTCTTGAGCGACAAAGCTTATGAATTAGCACCTCCTTAGCTTTCGTTTCTTCATTTGGCTTCTTGAATTGTAACTACTGTTGAGTTACATTGTTTAAGGGATTCATAAAGTAATTTGTGCTAAAGTGATTACCTGGAGAATCTAGTACATGATTTCATAGTTTGCCATATGGCCCATACTTTACTTGGTAAAATTACATTCTGGAACTCCTTTCTATTTCTGTCAACAACCATAGGTTGGAATGCATAAATAATTTCACAtgcatatttttcttgtattctGATGACATTTTACCTTGACAGTTTAAAGTTTCATCTCTACATATTACTTTTCCAACTTCAAATGAGTGGAACAAGTTGGAGGAGAAAGGTTTTCTGCAAAGGACCGGAATGCAGTATCATTGGAAAAATCGTAATTATAAAAAGTCAGTATGTAGATCTACTTCTTACTTGAGATAGTTTCTCTGAGACTTAGAAATGGATTCCACATAGTTGTAGTttgtattttattctttttcttcttcttaatagGTGATCTTATTTCATTCAGTCATATTACATCCTATCAAACTACAGATTCTGAAGTCTTCATCTCAGTGTTACAAAAGGCGAGCGCCTCCTCGCCTTTGGCGAGAGGCGAGGCTAGGCGATGGGTCCTCGCCATTCTCTACTGAGGCGAGGCGAGATCAAAATGGCGAGGTATGGCGAGGTGTGGCGACACAATGGCGACAGAAAAGGCGCCgcctttttaattaaaaatatttgacttaacaatattagtcaaaattagggttttttttttatacttttaaaatttctgcTTTCTCCATCGCGACTCTCTCTCTCGATTGACTCTCTTCTCGGCTTCTCCATCGCTGTCTCTTATCCCTCGCTCTCTTCTCCAGTTCTCTTCTCGGCTTCTCCATCACTGAATATTTGCTATTATGTGTTATTTCTATTAAGATTTTGGAtaaaatatgcaattaaatatttttaatttttggtattaattgaCGCCTTTATTCAAAAAGGCAAGCGCCTCGCCGCGTGGCGAGGCAGGCCCTTGTTGCCTTTTGTCGCCTCTCGCCGTCCACAACACTGCTTCATCTCCTGGTTGATTTATGGCTGACAGAGCTTGGTACTTAATGATAAGGAAGGCCTTATTGGTATTTACTAATTAGGTTAAATGGGGTTCCTTTTAGAACTGGTAGTACCTCTATCAGAAAAGCCATGGAAGGAGTTGGCTCGCTGTCTTAGAGTTACATATCAACCTTGGGAACCAAGGTTTTGGATCTCGCATAGGTGACTCTAGGTGAATTGTATTCATTTCCTAAACCTTGATAGATAGAGTTACCTTGTTCTTGTCTTGGGGGGAGGTAAAAGGTACCTGGTGAACAAGTCTAGGTGTGCGCAAGCTACCTGAGACACCGCCattaatctcaaaaaaaaaaagaaaaagccaGTAAAGTAATTGAAACTGCTAACATTACCAGTGTTGCTTCATCTGAAGAGCATTAGAAGACCTTTATTTTTTGTCCCCGTTTCTATGTGTTCATATTTACCATTACATCATGTTAAGTTGTTAACAAGTATTTGTTTCTTCTTGATTGTTATAAGTTTGTTCATGCATGTTCAGCTTTGATGAGTTTTTGATGGACATGAAGCAGAGCAAGAGGAAAAACATTCGTCAAGAACGCAAGAAGGTTTGTAAAAGTATTTGTTCTTTTTCCTTGAAATTTCTTGGTCAGTCAATAGCtctataaagttttaaaaaaaggttgTATAGTGAAAGGTATTTGCATTAAAAGAAAACCTAACTGGACATACCTTTTGTCACACATGTCCATGCCAAATAGTACGAGTTCTCTGCATCAGAAAGCCAAATGACCTGAGGATTTTGGTCCTATAACTATATTATATCCTATCCTACTGGAAATAcgtttatatactttttttttgtcaataatAACTTTAGAAAGTTCAAGCGATTATTTCTGGGACGAGGCATTGGGGCATTTGATAGGCCCTTTTAGTTGTTTTATCAGTAGTGAAAGCTTTGTGAAACTTCAAAATGAATGTGGTGTATAATAATACTTAGACATGCGTTTTGGTTGCACATGCCCGGACATGTATCATGGAGAGTTTCTAAGAATTTATCGCATGAACGAAGAACATGTCTGCAGTGTTGGAATATGTAAAGGTGGTCCTTGTTTCAGAAAACCAAAGGACTGGAGGACTTTGGTCCTACTCCAAGATTATATCTAATCCTACTGGGAACATGTTTTTATTGACTCTCTTACAATCAAGAACGAAtctgttattgttgttataaaCAAGGCACTATTATTGTTTATTTACTTTATCCCCCATCTTCAGTGTCACTTTATTGGCATGTTGCATATTGCTGCATTGCCATCTTTTCTTCAtcctttgtctattatttcTATCACATCAGGATTTTTCTTAGAGCAGTATAATATTTCCTTTAAGTTTTGTCATTAGCTAAACACTGACCTCCTTTCAGATATCGGCTCAAAACGTGACCATGAAACGCTTAAGAGGACATGAAATCAAGGTGTGTTTTTGCAGCTTTGACTCTCCATTAAATTAGTTTCTTGAGCACAGGTGACTGTTGGAATAGGGTAATATTTTTAGCGAGATAGGAAAGATTTCTTCCCTAAATTGCTTCCTTCTCTTCTTGGAAGAGTAGACTTTGGTTACAGGAATTTAATACCCAAATCACGTTGGACCAcatcaaaaattctaaaattggAGCTGGCagaatttcttttaaattagcGTGGTACTAATATTCTACCTTTGATATGTAATGGTCGTGACAGAGTGAAGGTTTCAGAATTATGTACTTTTGACAGATAAAGTAATGGAGCTATTAGGTCATATTCAGAGCAATGATTTTCAACCATAAATAGACTAGTTCTGCAAATACTcaaaaaaagcaaaaagaatGGATTGGTACCTTCATTAACCTGATTACTTTTTAAATCTGATCCTTTACACATGGACTTTCAtcctttgtctattatttctggttcaactattattatttcCTTGAATTAGATTGAAATTCTCATTTCATGCTTGTCTATTGGTATCATTTACAGGCCAGTCATTGGGACACATTTTATAAGTTCTACAGAAATACAACCGATAACAAGTAAGGAGTTGTTTTCTCTTTATGATAAACTTTAGTCAGCCATATTATTAGTGTATTGTCTAAATCTGATTTCTCTGTCTGTTTAGGTGGGGTACTGCTTATTTAACGAGAGATTTTTTTCATCGTATGGGTGCAAAGATGGGCGACAATGTACTGCTTGTTGTTGCGGAAGAAGGTGACGAGCTTGTAGCTGCTGCCCTGAATTTTATTGGAGGAGATACCTTGTATGGACGACTATGGGGATGTCTCCCAGGAACCTACTATGCGAATTTGCATTTTGAAGCATGCTATTACCAGGTATGTTAAACCCTGCGTGATTATCTACTTGTGTTTTCATGAATTATCAGTCTCCTCTTTGATTGTTTACTATTTTCCTGcttgaaattttcatatttcagGCCATAGATGCGGCAATTGAACTAAATCTTAGCACAGTAGAGGCTGGTGCTCAGGGTGAACACAAAATTCAAAGGGGATATATGCCAGTACCTACTTACAGCTGTCACTATATTCTAGATGAGGATTTTAAGAGAATCATTGATGATTTCTTGGTACGAGAAACAGCTCAGGTGATTTTTTATCCTTGTGGATGACTGATGCCTTTTCCTCAAACGAAAATTTTATGAGTAGAAACAACATTTTATGGTCACGTGTCTCAGTGTCGCTGTGATTTCCTGTCCTTTAAAGCCAATAGGTTTTCAGAATTCTAACCAGTCTGTGAGTGACTGACTATCTTGGGAACTACATAAAAGGATATGAGTAGAAATTAATTAGTGAGGCTGATGGGTAACGATATGATCATCTCTGGGACAAATAGTTAGTTATTTTCTAACGACTGTAGAGTCTTTTTAATCCTCCAGCTCTAGCTTAGTTTAGATTGTTAAACGAAATGTCTAAATCCATCAAGtaaaatctttaataaattgCTAGATTATATCCAAGTTTCTGATGATGGAATCACATTTATATGGATTCACTGATCACCATCTTCTTGTATTTTCCTACAGGTTAAACTTGTTATGAATTTATTACAAGATTCTGGTCCCTTCAAGGAGAATTTATGGaattgattatgtaaatgtCCCTTGAAGCTTCTTCTAATTCATCAATCAGAGTGACATCTTTTGTTGGCTGTGCTAGCAGCACATCACTTTAGAAGTGCCCCATCCTATGTTTACTGTTGATCTTTTTCAAACAATATTCAAAATTGTAAATATCCAAGTAAGAATCTTAGCCAGCCATGTATAGAAAAGCAAAAGATCAATGTTCATCCTGTATAGATAGATGATAGCACGTCTTCAGGTTAATTTCACCTCCTCAAGTGTCTTTTTACCATTTTTGAGCAGTCTTTCCAGGCTATTTGTGCTTCAGCACCACAATTActaatttcaaaagaattttcatatatttaagttTTAACAAATTTAGCTTCTTGTTTATATTAAAGGAAACAGCTAGAGCTATCTTTCACCCCTGTCACAACCTGTAACTCAAAGATTACTCAGCACAAGAAGTAACAAACTGCGACCCACTCAAAACTCTGGCAAGTGATAAAAGAGAACTATGAGAGGAGAAGAGTTATACAACTGTGACAAAAAAATTCCCTTAAGAACTTTTTTCCAGAGTTGTATCAACATTACCAGAGAAAGGTGTGGAAGTAGAAGGTAAAGGTCAAACCTAATGATGCAAGATGCAATCTTAAAGAATCAAATTAGATTATAAACCAAAGTATGACCTACGTTTGAAGTATTTCACCAACTTCACTAAGCAACATTATCAAAATTTAAGCCCAGCTAAAGCTCAACCAAAACTATACATGAAGATTGTCCTGAAATTCCTTACTTTGAAATCAACAAGTAGCAACAGGGTTAGAGGATTGAGCAGCAAGTGAAAAACTTATTCTTTGATGGTAAATGGAAACCACCACTTGACCAATAGCTAAGATGTTACCTAAAATGTGGAAGCTATGTATACAAATATCTCGTGACAAATCCAAGGACATCAAGAGCCCAAGAAGAGAGCAGGAACAAAAACCTCCTCAGCTACAAAGAATATGAATCGAATGTCTAGGATTTTTGTCCAGAACCAGGAGGTGCAGGTGGCATCCGGCTAGGTGTACGACGACTTCTAGACCCTGCATCACCATTTTGAGGGGCACTTGAAGTACCATCAAATGCAGATCGCCATTCATCACCTGATGACTGTCCACCAGATCTTGAGACGCTTTCTGTAGACGATTATAGTTTTAAAAGATGCACAAGGCATCAAGGGCAAAAATAATATTGGTGATAAACTGAGTTTGTTGAAAAACCCTTTAGCATATACAAATAAGAGAAAGGGGATGAATTGGAAATCGAAGCACAGTGGTCAATAACTTACACTTTGCAGCATTCATTAATACAAAGGTTCCCAAACAGTAAGTTCAAGCTTTCTAAGTGATATTTGAGCTTTTTTCTTATGGTGTGGAATGATGTTTTAACTATGTTATCTTTCATACCAAAAAGAGTCTAAAATCTTAATACTTCTCTGAATCAACTGCATTTGTTATTTAAAAGCCTACAAGATTAGCAGTCAACTATGTTAGCTTGCAGTACAAGACTAAGGTTTGTGTACCAGGGTCACTAGACCTATCTTTTACTGAATTGTGGTCCACTGGTCCTGTGGAACTAATATAACATGTTTCTCGGGGATGTCTTAACCATATACTTCCTTAATTTTATCATAGATCACTGAAGTTTGTAAGGGCAAGTGTCAACCACTTCAAATCCATGCAACTCATAAACTCTCCTACTAGGTAAATACACCTTAACTCATGGCCTAGCCATGGATACCCAACATAGTTCACAAGACGGCAatcattcaactcatatgagAAAACATGTGTTAGGTCATCGTGAATTACACATTAGAggaactcatttttcatttttatttatgtggAGGCAAGTATATTATACCACAGGAGtttgttttgataatttaagatggcaacatattaaattgctggAAAGCCAGTCAAAGAATTGAAGGATAAGGCTTCAAGTAAAAGCTATCAAAGGTTTTGTCGAATACCCGCTCCATCACTATTTGAGTAGCTAGACGCAGCAGCTGCTCGATTATCATGAACACTAAGCTGCTGAGTGACCTTAGCAAGAAGAGAGGACTGTTTCTGAAAGTGCTCCCTCCTACGCTTCACATTATGGTCTTCCAGGAGTAGCTCTTCGATCTTTGCTCTACTTTGTGCGCTACAGTCCACATTTTGATACACAGGGGTGCAAGTCAGAAGATAATAAGAAAGAAGCAAAGATAACAAACAATAAAGAGAGTTTTCTTAAGACAAACAAGGCAGTATGCATAACACTTTCATATGCCATAGATATTCTGGGTTGATCAGCTTCGAGTAAAGTAAAATTTGTGagattgattttttatataaaaaagatcCTCTGCATACATATGGTGGTCAAAATAAGAGCTCCTGGAATTCATAATTCCTGAAAGGAAAAACAACTGCTGCTAACCTGACAGAACTGTACAACTTATTAAGCATATCTTCTCTGGCCTTCTCTACTTGGCAAAGAACAACTGCCTGAGAACCAGTTATCCCAAGTTAAACAGGGTATGGAGAACAAAAGTGCAGGGAATAACGGTTACACTAAACTGACCTTTGGTACGTTAGCAGCAAGACTGTTGAGAACAGCTTCAACATAACCACGTACTTCTTGAGCCATCCATCGAAGTTCTTCTTCTGGATCTGCTGGTTTCCTAGTCATCATGTCCTAAATAGAACACAATCCAAGTATTTTCCGTATAAGATATTGGCAACACAGATTGTGGAAAGAGAATATTACATAAAATGCTGGTGTACAAATTCAATGATCTTATCAAGAAGTCAAAATATGAAGAGATTCTTTACAGGTAAGACAAGAAGAATACTCTTGTCACTAAAAATCTTTATgcagtaaaatatttataaacaacGGCAGTAATCTGGTAAACTGAAGAAACTGTTTCTGATGAAGTAAACTGAAGAAACTGTTTATGATAAAGTAAACTGAAGGAACATTTATAGGAAGAAACTGCAAATAGATTAATTTGCTACTTACAGGTGTCCCAGGTGTCCCCTCTGATAAACTTGGCCTCATAGGTTGACTGGATTCAGCAATAACTTGACCTCCTTTAGAACTtatgacattttttaatttatttaaccaCTCAGTCTTCTCAGCTAAAGTTTCTGCCTTCAAAATAACAGTACTTTGGGctgcaatataaaaaaaaaggttgtaaaaaatgaaagaacaaaTCATATAATTCCCTTGCAAAAGGAAATTCAGGAATATGCACCACCTTTAAGAATAGTCTTGTATTGAACCCTGTTTGTTAATTTGAACAGGAGACTAGGTCCCTTTCCTCCATCAGGCCAAGTTGCCTTCTTATCTTTCGAACTTTTTGATGGTTCGTCTTCTTCAGAAGCATCTTCAAGATTACATTCCTGAAGGTTTCGCATTGCATGTTACACGATAAGATAAAGGTCCAACATATCCAGATAATGAATGCTATAGAAATGCAAATATTAAAGGGGATGTGCAGCCAATCAGTCATACAAGATCACAAATGATCATATTTAACTGAAGGAAGCAAGAAGCACACACAGAAGATAAATATTTTGGCCATATCCCTTGTAAATCTCCATTTGAGTTGGTCCATAGGTGCAACACACAACGAGAATGAATGGTGTAAATAGGGATGGGTAGACCCACAACCACAATCTTTATTTAGGCcttgaatttcaaaaatctGGTCTTAAAAAGAGATACCTGGACTCTATGACCAAGTTCAATCCaactcttcaaaaaaaaaaaaaaaccaatgtGCTCGTAGGACTTGATGCTAAGAAGGTGAAACCCTAATGTTACTCCTATTAAGCTGTAGCTCTAGAGGTTGCTCATCTCATTTTCTAGACTTTGATATGCCATGTGACTCTTGCAATATTTGATTTGCACATGATGTGGTTCATAGATCTAACATAATCCTACATCCGACAACTTAAAGCCAACCTTTCTGTGGTACAAGAgacatgaaattaattaaaaaatcctTCAGTAATGTAAACAACCATGAAACATACTATGCCCCAAAAGTTTAGAGCAAGAGATGCGTAAAATATGTATTGGTAGATTGTTGCATATAACCTTTAACATGGAAAGAACAATCTAGATGAAACAAATTGAAGCCAGAAAACTTATCAAAtctatcaaatgaaaaaaaagcaGCACACGAGTCAAACAGCTGAAAAACACTTCTGGAATTGAAAATACCTCCAACTAAGGCACCCACCAAATTGTCAACCCAGAATCTTAACAGAGTAACAATTATAATGAACACATAGAACTCACAGAAGGCTTTTTTAATAAATCTATAAAAATGATGAGTGCAAAGTACTTATCGCAAATTGAAATGTAAATATCAAAGAACTAGATCTTAAAAACAATTGGCTTTTTAGTACCTCCAAAGTAATTACACCATGGAAATGCCGTTCTTCTTGCTTCTTGGTATATCCAAGCTGCAAAAGCATAACTAAATAAAACAGTTGCACAAACTAACTGCTATAATATCTCGTAATTTTGCTAGAATGGATACATTATATACTACTAGTGAGGGctcaattttaactttttctcttTATGGGGAAAAATATCATGTACAAGAAACATATATAAAGGTCACCCACATGGAGAACAATATTAAGTCATCTTATATTGAACAATATTAGTGCACAATGAAAGGGCCCAAGTCTTCCTGGGTTTCTCTGTTCC is part of the Solanum lycopersicum chromosome 1, SLM_r2.1 genome and harbors:
- the LOC101258197 gene encoding uncharacterized protein; the protein is MAITGALPSSPFLGHVPFYLGKSSSTHFTHNSVCIFKVKALFWGSRRSVKPADKVLSLGEFTLSEADSLGNTGTPEKISVSVVSSIAEVSPDNWDSCSLDATGHQQFNPFLSHGFLSSLEESGSAVEGTGWIPQHIIAEDASKNILGVVPLYLKSHSYGEYVFDNSWANAYYNYGLSYYPKLQCSVPFTPVTGPRILVRNTSHRDQVFDILVSALKDLAAKFKVSSLHITFPTSNEWNKLEEKGFLQRTGMQYHWKNRNYKNFDEFLMDMKQSKRKNIRQERKKISAQNVTMKRLRGHEIKASHWDTFYKFYRNTTDNKWGTAYLTRDFFHRMGAKMGDNVLLVVAEEGDELVAAALNFIGGDTLYGRLWGCLPGTYYANLHFEACYYQAIDAAIELNLSTVEAGAQGEHKIQRGYMPVPTYSCHYILDEDFKRIIDDFLVRETAQVKLVMNLLQDSGPFKENLWN